From the genome of Actinacidiphila yeochonensis CN732, one region includes:
- a CDS encoding DUF5063 domain-containing protein — translation MAVRGTTGTAGGSGGGSGSVGAGDVERSDTGAAAGQEPDEFAVQIGDQIESFILSVREVAKGDDPDSAVPYLLLEVSQLLLAGGRLGAHEDFVPDERYEPDAGPEPDEDELRQRLAELLEPIDVYSEVFDPYVPRSVPVACRISDDLAEVVADLAHGLTHFRAGRVSEALWWWQFSYLSNWGPTASASLRALQSLVAHVRLDSPLDELDGLDTGSDGADDEQLAVEAGRVMEAELGRIGMRRGRAARS, via the coding sequence ATGGCTGTGCGGGGCACGACGGGAACGGCGGGCGGGTCCGGCGGCGGGTCCGGAAGCGTCGGCGCGGGCGACGTGGAAAGGTCGGACACGGGCGCCGCGGCCGGCCAGGAGCCGGACGAGTTCGCCGTCCAGATCGGCGACCAGATCGAGAGCTTCATCCTGTCGGTGCGCGAGGTCGCGAAGGGCGACGACCCGGACAGCGCCGTCCCGTATCTGCTGCTGGAGGTCTCGCAGCTGCTGCTGGCGGGCGGGCGGCTCGGCGCGCACGAGGACTTCGTCCCGGACGAGCGCTACGAGCCCGACGCCGGTCCGGAGCCGGACGAGGACGAACTGCGCCAGCGGCTGGCCGAGCTGCTGGAGCCGATCGACGTCTACTCCGAGGTCTTCGACCCGTACGTGCCGCGGTCGGTGCCGGTGGCCTGCCGGATCTCCGACGACCTGGCCGAGGTGGTGGCCGACCTGGCCCACGGGCTGACCCACTTCCGGGCCGGCCGGGTCTCGGAGGCGCTGTGGTGGTGGCAGTTCTCGTACCTGTCCAACTGGGGACCGACGGCGAGCGCGTCGCTGCGGGCGCTCCAGTCCCTGGTGGCCCACGTGCGGCTGGACAGCCCGCTGGACGAGCTCGACGGTCTCGACACCGGCAGCGACGGTGCCGACGACGAGCAGCTGGCGGTGGAGGCCGGCCGGGTGATGGAGGCGGAGCTGGGGCGGATCGGTATGCGCCGCGGCAGGGCGGCGCGTTCCTGA
- the recR gene encoding recombination mediator RecR: MYEGVVQDLIDELGRLPGVGPKSAQRIAFHILQADPADVRRLAHALSEVKEKVRFCAVCGNVAQDEQCRVCRDPRRDRAVICVVEEPKDVVAIERTREFRGRYHVLGGAISPIEGVGPDDLRIRELLTRLADGTVTELILATDPNLEGEATATYLARMVKPMGLRVTRLASGLPVGGDLEYADEVTLGRAFEGRRLLDV, encoded by the coding sequence GTGTACGAAGGCGTGGTGCAGGACCTGATCGACGAACTGGGCAGACTGCCCGGCGTGGGTCCCAAGAGCGCGCAGCGGATCGCCTTCCACATCCTCCAGGCGGATCCGGCAGACGTGCGGCGGCTGGCGCACGCGCTGTCGGAGGTCAAGGAGAAGGTCCGGTTCTGCGCGGTGTGCGGCAACGTCGCCCAGGACGAGCAGTGCCGGGTGTGCCGCGACCCGCGCCGCGACCGGGCGGTGATCTGCGTGGTCGAGGAGCCCAAGGACGTGGTGGCGATCGAGCGCACCCGGGAGTTCCGCGGGCGGTACCACGTGCTCGGCGGCGCGATCAGCCCGATCGAGGGCGTCGGCCCGGACGACCTGCGGATAAGGGAGCTGCTCACGCGGCTGGCGGACGGCACCGTCACCGAGCTGATCCTCGCGACGGACCCGAACCTCGAAGGCGAGGCCACGGCCACGTACCTGGCCCGGATGGTCAAGCCCATGGGCCTGCGGGTGACGCGGCTGGCCAGTGGCCTCCCCGTAGGCGGCGACTTGGAGTACGCGGACGAGGTCACGCTGGGGCGGGCCTTCGAAGGGAGGCGTTTGCTCGATGTCTGA
- a CDS encoding YbaB/EbfC family nucleoid-associated protein — MIPGGGQPNMQALLQQAQKMQQDLAAAQQELADATVEGSAGGGLVRATVSGAGELRALVIDPKAVDPDDTETLADLVVAAIQNANDTAQKLQQEKLGPLTQGLGGGIPGLGF, encoded by the coding sequence GTGATTCCCGGTGGTGGTCAGCCCAACATGCAGGCGCTGCTCCAGCAGGCGCAGAAGATGCAGCAGGACCTCGCGGCGGCCCAGCAGGAGCTGGCCGACGCCACGGTCGAGGGCTCGGCGGGCGGCGGCCTGGTGCGGGCCACGGTGTCGGGCGCCGGTGAGCTGCGTGCCCTGGTGATCGACCCGAAGGCGGTCGACCCGGACGACACCGAGACCCTCGCCGACCTGGTGGTCGCGGCGATCCAGAACGCGAACGACACGGCGCAGAAGCTCCAGCAGGAGAAGCTCGGCCCGCTCACGCAGGGCCTCGGCGGCGGAATCCCCGGCCTGGGCTTCTGA